Within the Enoplosus armatus isolate fEnoArm2 chromosome 9, fEnoArm2.hap1, whole genome shotgun sequence genome, the region GCATCATTGTCTGAGGTACCGACTTATCCCGCCTGGTTGTGTTTGAGAAGATTAAGAAGCTCTATTCAGtgtttgtcacatttaaaaaaaaaaaaaaaaaaaaaaaatgttttgcaggCAGCGATGAAAGCAGGATTGTCTGACAGCGAGATTAAAGAAGTGCTGAAGCTGTCCACCTCAAAGGAGATCAAAGACAAGCTGAAAAGCTCAACACAGGATGCACTTGATCATGGGGTCAGTTGCGTCCTTCAGCTCTCCTTCTAGATTCAGGAAAGAGAGACATTAGAATGTATTGAACAAAATCTCTCCTACTGCCTCTCCCCAGGCATTCGGCTTCCCCCTGCTGGTGTGCCATGTAAATGGAAAGCCAGAGATGTTTTTTGGATCTGACAGATTTGAGCTCATGGCCCACTGCATTGGTGAGAAAACAACTCTACTGTGCATCATTcacgaacacaaacacacataatgtaAAAGTGACAATATAAGGATTAAAATGACACTTCACATAGTCTTAATCTGCACATCACCCATGACAAGAGCATTAgataaatgtctaaaatgtaaatatactgtTATTGACACTCTGGAGACATAGCGTTTTATTTAAAGCTGACAAGCATTTGACAACATTACAAATTGTGTTGCGGCTTCattctctgttgtttctgtggtttATGCAAAGTTCAGCATCTCATTAGCAATTCAAGCTGAAGCTGTCTTGAGATTCTTGCCCAATCTCATCTTGTTCTCGGTTTCAGGGGAGAAGTGGCTGGGACCTCAGCCTGACAAGTCAGCTGCCaaactgtgagagaaaaaagCTGCCTTCAAACACAGTTGGTGGGCTCACAGACACATCTTGtgttaattatgtttttgatttCCCCTAATTCTTCAAAGttcatattttctgtgctgtgccTTCTGAAACCAAGACCTTAATAAAAAATAGTATTGTAAATAATGTAACATACCATTGTACTGTTAATTATGTGGGCCCTGACAACTTACAGATAATAAAGCTGATTATCTTTTCTGTTGAAATACAAAAGCATGAAAAGGATGTAACATTATGTGTTTGACAAACATGTAACATTATACAgtcagccatgctagtggcgtGGCTCTATGGATTGTGGGATaatcagtccaccactttggtgcAGAATGAAATATCTCATGAAACTATGACATTCAGCGACATTCACGGTCCTgacaggatgaatcctaattactttggtgataCTCTGACAgctcctctagcgccaccgtgaggttgacatttttggttttgagtgaaatgtcttcataactactggatggattgccaagacATTtagtgcagacattcatgtccccctcaggatgagttGTAATAACTGGTAatccttatatatatatatatatatatatatatatatatatatatatatatattattattattattattaatacattacCCTAAATCTTGCCTTGGCTCAGTGGTTTCTTCAAAGCAAGAATGTCCTGAGTTTCAATCCATTTGTGACAGAGGCCTTTCTGTAcaggtttcctcccacagtccaagtACATAGGTTAAATTGCCCGTAGGTAATACTGTTGTTTGTATGTGgttatctgtttgtgtttgctttgtgatAGACTGACGAGCTGTCCAGGGTGTAACTATCCTCTTTCCCAATGCAAGCTGGGATTCACTCCACCCCCTTGCAATACTAAACAGGATGTGGGTATAGATAATGAAGGGCTGGATAAAACCTCTGTAATGAGGTAAatttcaaatgtcaacatgagatggcaatacatatatattatttataacaCTTGCCACGGAGCTTAAATTGTTCAATTTCAGCAAATACTGCAAAACAGTGTTTATTTAGTTGTATGTCACTCATAGTAACTCAACTACCACTGATTGGATCATACAAAAATCTGATCACTAATACATCACAATGATCCCTTCTGGTTGGAAAATAAAGAGGTGGAGAGTTGTAAAATCATACcttacagacagaaaacaatgtgtCCGCGTAGACCAGAAAACCTTACAAATGATTGATAAATATGTTGGTGTGCCTCAAGGTTCAACTTTATATAAATAACTTCTGTTATTTAGTTTGTATGTTAATGACCTGCCTGAAGTTTGTCCACCTACTGTATTCTCTGTGCATTATTACATATTCAACCAGGGGCTCAGAACCTTTTTAGCCTCTGACCCCTTACCAAAAAAATCACTGTTGTTGGGGACATTTCACCTTTAAACTGTCCaggtggtttcatttaaatagaTAAGTGTTTGAGGCTCAAAGTGGTCAAAGTATcccatatttcacaaaaaaagcaaagactggagaaaagaacaaaagcacaaaaatgaattattgcCCAACCCCCTCAGCATTAACAACATAATAATGCAATATTTAATTGTACTGTTGAACatttaagcacattttgttgataaaacTTGTACCTttactttttcttgtttatAGTGCAATACAAGTGACCAATATGAAGACACATATGACACGGCACAAGACAAGAGGGGGAActagactaaaaaaaaaacagcagcaacaataacaacaagaagaaaaaacaaacaaaaaagatactatatataaatatatattatttattatatattgttggCATACTACGCATGTGTgtaggtaggtgtgtgtgtgtgggagggtgaGTTTTCTATGTAAAAGACATGAAGGGGGGAGAGAGCAAAAGGGAGGGACAATGTCAACCAAGGGGGAAAAAGCAACATCAGCTACAATACACTTTTACTGGTTTTATTGCAAGACTTGTAAATTAGTAATTTTACATTGTAATattggtatttttgcttaagtaaagaatttgagtacttcttccacctctgtaATTATGCATTATCTTCTTTGACAGTAtgctatttatatatttttcaagaTGTAGGATTATTTGTATACATTTAATGCCTGTACTCGGAAAGAAATGCAGTTTATTATTGCTGACTAAATACTCCAGAGACTGCAAAGCTTGTCATGCGAGTTCCCGTGCAATGAGGGCAGAACACGTTTAACAAAAGGCTGCAGACTAAAAATGAGCGGCAGGACCAGTTTCCctaaacaaagaggagaaaggcaGGGCCAGAGGTAGCTGACATATGTCGGCCTCAGAGAAGAAAAGCTTATAACAGAATGTGGTCGAGCAAACTCTAAGAGAGGCAGGGCAAGACTGTGGAATAAACCTGATATCAGTGCATCACCTCCTAAactgagaaggagagagacagaaaggaggaagaaggaagaggtGAATTGGAGAGAAGAGGGATACGGTGTAGGTGAAGAGGGTGGAGTTAAGAAAACACTGAAGGTGGACAAACAGAGAGCAGCGCATTGATCCCTTGAGCCTGACAAACTGcctgagaaaaacaagacaatgagGATCTGAAGAGCAAAGCTGAACCCGGACTCCACATTCAGCTGGGAGAATGTGTGAAAAGTGCCTGACTGCGTGAAAGAGGGAAACATGAGTCTGAAATAACAGGATcgaacattttcttttggatAGACACAACTGAAGGAGCTGAGGTGAGGATTTTCTATCAGACTATTTTTAAAGTCAAGTAATATGTTGTTAATGTGGCTGTGAGATAGGGTGAGCCAGTGTTTATGCATGATATTAATCTAATAAAACGTTAACATTAACTGTGTATCTCACTCTGCAAACAGTCTTTCTGCGATGATCatgacatttctatttttatgtaAACAAGCCGGGGCTGTTTTCCCATTTATGTTTGCCCTTTGGGTGTGTAGTGCGACAATAGTATTTATGTGTCAAAAATGCAGATGAACAGGTTGAGAGATGTTGGATCTGACGTAAAAGGATGATCATGTGGGTGAAGAGTTTCCCTGTGTGGCTGCAGTGTCTTTAAAGCAGATCTGAAGTCAGACATAAAGCATTAAAGAGATtatttaatttatcattttaagtATGCAGCTTTGGTGAGGGTTGTATGTTGTGGTTAAACTAGCTCATATGGTATTACTTCACCCTTAAATACCCCAACGTTTGAGGTCTGTGCTGTAAGACCAAAAGgattaaaatgttgtgttacaAAAGTCggtgaaataaacaaaagcaagtGGGTGAGGTGTCAGAGTTTTTATTCTGACTGCCAGTCGTCAGTTTGGCAGGAAGAAACAGTTTGGCATACCTCAGTGACAGTGATACAACATCTGAAGTTCCTGGTCTCAGTTACACGTTCGCTCAGACACCTTCTCATACTGGATACCTGCAAGAGTCATGTTACTATTCACAGATTCAGCCCCAGAGACAAAAGGGGTTTCAGGACTACCACTGTCGCCttatctgttgtttttaattttttttttatccacaacAAAgacttaaatgtttttcataaatAGAAAATGTCCTGAAGCTTTTACATAGCAACTGCAAGGATGTGGAAATACTAGAAACCTACTGAATATAAAGTTTGACTGTGTATGAGGAATGGacaaaagtgaataaaataTTCTCAGCAGCATTTCTTTAAGCGCATCTCTTTTTACTTTCGACAGGATGTCTTCATTATCAGAAGCAGACTTCCACTGCAAGCATGGAGATACTATCTGTGGTACGTTTTATCAGCAGAGATTTTGTCCCGGTGTGGCCCTCAGAGGCCTTGTCACTTAAGCTGACAGATGAACAGACGACATACCAGCCCAGACTGTACAGACAAACATGTCTGCCACTCTGAGATCACTGCATCTCAGACTTGCTGAGTGATTGTAAAGACTGTGTCTGTTCCTGTTTGCAGAGATCCGAGTGTATGAGCAGGAGGTGATCATTGTGCCCATCCTGCTGCTGGCCAGCTTCCTGGTCACTGTGGTCTTCATCTTCCTGCTGCGCTTTTGTCCGGAGAAAGTCGATCGCATCCGTCCACAGGCCTCAAAGTCGGCCACCAGGAGAGTGCTGCACGGCATTGATGGTAAGACACTGGAACAGACATAAGTTTGTTAGTGTTGATTCAAACAGATGAAATCATATCACAGAAATTAAATTAGATCCACACTGTCAGCAAAGAGTCAGCAAGATGACTCTGTATGTATAATTATTCAATTTACCCTTTTTCCAGGAGGCGTTTTTAAATATGTACAGCAGACTGTAAAACTGCACCCAAAGTTTGATTGTTAATGTCCATATTCTTGGAAgtgatgttctgtttttacagaTCAATCAATTATGGATTCAAGGCAAAAAAAGGGCAGCTGAGCAGCATTCTTTCAATAAGCTGTCTATCCATcaaaatttcattttttccccagcaCTTCAAAAAGAGTTCTATTTACCTTCTCTCAAAACATCCTTGCTCTCATCTGTAATGATAAtcattctcattctctctcGACTCTCTGTCTGTAGCTCCACCAGGTATCAATGTCCTGGAGCATGAAAGCATCGCTTTGGACATGCCTAGTTCCTATTCCACCTTCCACCCCCCGAACACTTACCCCTCCAAGAACCTCTCCATGTCTGTGGTCACACCCTCTCTCCCGCCCAGTCCCCCACCGCAGCCCTTCAAGCCCAGTTTCGTCCCCATTGTCCAGCCCAGAGAGTTGCCCCGTCAGAGGCTGCCTGAGTCCTTCAACCTGGTCACCCCTCTGCCTGCTGCCTTCTCCCTGCGCTCCGACTCCTTTGTGTCCCTCTACAGGGCCCGTATGGAAAACAGGAACGTGGTACTGCGAGTCCTAAATGGTGAGATGTTGAGAAGAGCTCTTAATTGTGTCATTTGCTTTCTCATCTGATTTTCAGGACATGGTTTCTGTAACTGATCCTTTCTCTTACTCTCATTCTTGCCCTTTACAGACTCCGCTGATGCCACAGAAAGACACAGCTTCCTGGGCTTTGCGTCCTTCCTGTCCCAGCTGGGACCACATCCCTTCTTGCCAGAGCTTCTTGGTGTGGTCTCACTTCGAGCTCCTCTGGTCACAGTTGTGGAAGAGCTGGAGAATAGAGACCTGCTCAGCTTCCTGTGGCGATGCAGACAGGTATATTTATTCCTGAGGGTATACTGCTGCAATGTGTGTTAAGTCACTTTAAGTATCAAACCATAtattcaaagcaaaaaaaatcattcataaAAGAGCAAAAGAATCATTGTGTCATCTTCCAAATGGCAAAGTAACTTCTCGTTATGTTTTCGATTTCAGGAACAAGTGGATAATCCATGTGAGATGACTGAGAGACGAATATTTACCATGGCCAAACAGGTGGCCTCAGCACTGGTCAGTATGCTAATGAATATGTCCTCACCTTTTTTAGACCACAGATTTCACTTTCAAATGACATACAATAACTCAGCATTGACTTGTTGACAGGGTTTTCTTCTTTATATCATGCACCTACCTGACAAAAATGACAGTACAAcaattttcttgtgtttttgtatctttgtctcattacttttactttactttaagaaATGTATAGCTAGCAGGTCTGGAGGCTGTACTTATGTACAGGAGCTTGAAAATGATGTTCTATAAATGCAGTTTCTGTATGAGGACCTTTAAATATTCACTTCATGTCAGCACACAGCAGATCATTTAATCCTGAGATGCCTCTTGTCTTGTTGCCCAATCAGGAGTTCCTTCACAGCAAAGACCTTCTCCACGGAAACATTCGCGCCCGCAGCGTACTGGTCACCAAGGAGTTCACGGCCAAGCTTTGGGGCCTGCATGGGGTCTACACAAGGAAGAACCAGGGAGCCACTCAGAGAGATGATCCCAGCATGAAGAAATGGCAGGCACCCGAGCTATTAGCCAAGAGGCCTGCCGGTCAGAGCAGCGACATgtgagtttttctgttttcatggtGTTGCCCAATACAGATGTTGctgcagcacaaaaaaacacaagtattTGTTAAATGTTGCTACTAACTTACAGTAGAAATACATGTCCTGTAGTATATTATTAAGAGGATTTACTGAATGGAAGACTCTGACCATTATTTGCCTCTGTGTGTCCCTCTCTAGCTGGTCATTTGGCATCTTACTGTATGAAATGGCAACATTGGGTAAGTTGGATTTTAACATTTGGCAACATAAgtcataaatataataatatataataaaccTAAAAATTGTGAGACGATATACATATCTCAACTGTCCCATACAGTTTTCCCACACCATTTATACTGCGTTATCTATCACTTAAATACAGTATCTCTGCTTGTATTAGGCAATATTGCAAACCCATAAACAGCCATATTGGATTTTAATATGGTTtatgcatcaatgtgatgaagtaacTTAATCTGTTAAGTATTTTATTTGCTGGATCCATATCTCCTACTCCTACCTACTATATTTACTCTTTTCTTTCCAGGTGAAGCTCCATTTGCAGAAATCTCTGTTAATGAGCTTCTGCAGTTTCATCAACGAGGGAAAACTCTGAAAAAAACTTCCAACTGTTCCAACACGCTGTAAGTATCCACTGCATGCTCCAGACAACGCACGACCAAACCTGAAGCAGAGTGCTGTTTCcctttttcaaatgtgaacTCAGATggttttgtctctctctctatcagaCACTCCATCATTAAGGGATGTTGCCAATGGAAGGATCAAGATCGACCCTCTCTGGCTGAGGTGAGCCGCAAGCTCCTCTCAGGAGAGAAAAGTGCCTCTGACAAAGTCCTCAAGGTGTCTGGGACAGTAAACATTGAGCGGTACCTGCAGGAAGCAGGATACGGGGAAACCAACAGCTACACTGTTTTCTGAACACTGCCTGTGCCAGCAAAATAAATTGCACTATTCTCCCCACTGGTAACCCAATGGTGCACTTTTACAAAACAATATCTTTCAGGTGCAAGTGTTCTGAACTCTGTTTATGAGTGCTTTGGGCACTGaaattgttcttttattttatgtattcttCTACTTCAGGTTCACACAGCCTAAATGAGAATACCTGTGTGCTAAATACGTTGTTTACCTTTGGgaacattcattttcatctaAGACCTCATTCatatgtgtctttgtctgtctagGTAATACCTAAATCTTTGAGATTCAGTTGGGGAAATACAGCCAGTAActttgtagtagtagtacacTTTAAGATATGTAAACTTGACCAATGTACAGCTGCTGCATCCTCAACTTGTAGTCAATACTGTCAATATGATGGTTTACAAATCTTGTTTATAACCTAAAGCCAATGTATACTAACAGATTATGTTATTACCAAatttttgtatgattttataTTTGGCAGGGTTAAGGAAATGAAGGACTCATACGTGTAATtatgctattattattattattatcatcactgTCTTCTGTATAAGCTCAGTTCATGTGGACACCTACAACACtatttaaatgtgaataaaatatCACTTTAAGTCCTCATAtgacctttttccttttcaagtGGACATCATGGGGGTAAttaaagcgcacacacacacacacacacacacacacaacacacacagtccagtaACAGGTATTGTTTATTGGTAGTACTGCATACATGTACACAGAGCACTTCCACTCAGCCCTTGAGAGAGCAAACCATGAGGAATACCTATTTTCAGGTAGTTAAGTTGAttaaagctactaaaactatATCATATccatgaaaaaataatattgATTGTAGTACAAAATGGAAAAGATACAAAACTAAACTTTTAATAACTGGTaaaattaactaattaaaataCCAGGCTTATTGAGTGTCTTCTGCTCGATGTGATTGGAGCCTGGATTGAACTACTATGGTAAAATAACAAGCAACTACTAAAAgacttatatataatatttaaatgaagTGGACTGTAGTTGACATCACTCCAAATCATATCACTAAAGTTAAAGCACCGTTTGAAATACAGCAAGAAGGcaacgtttcttttttttcacccaaaCAGGTGAACTGTCCTAGCTAGAAGACCTAGCACCGATTACTGCAGGCTGGCAGATTTTGCACAGTTTCACAAGAGAATACATACAAGGCCTCTACTCACagcgacagaaaaaaaaactgacaaacacTACTGACATGGATACTTCAGACTGTCCATGCtcaccacgcacacacataacagGATACATCCATGTTTTTGCACATTCAATGTCCAGAAAGTAAACTGTCCATCCCCATGTCTCCACATGACTGATGGTGCACACTTGTTTGTAAAAACAATCCTCACTGTCCCCATAGATCTTAGTCTTTTTAACTTCTTATGAAAAGAGGAGCCGGTCCAGGTATTGATTCCAGTGAGAAGTCATCAATGAGAAAATGATCCTGGTGTCTGACTGCATCACTCACGCAGGGTGTTGATGGAGGCACAGATCTTGAGAGCGGGACCCAGCTTGATATTCATGGTGGAGATGAGATGGTCCTCTCGCAGGAGCAGCAGAGCCTGCCCGTCTATTTCCTGTGACAGAAACTGGGCAGCCAACTCTTCACAGCCTGGacacaggaagacaggaagatAGAATTATAGAATAGATATATATAGAAGAATAGAAGATAGAAAAACAGTACAGGAGACACGGCTAAGGCTTACAAAACTGTTACCTAATCACTGAACACCAACCTTGAAGTGAAGAGATAAACCTGAAGACTTCTTCCACACTCCACTGAGCAGGAGTTGCTGAGAGAAAGTTACCACCCTCTAGTGGGAGGCTGCCAGGAGCTGAGCTGTCAGACGGAGGAGCTCTTGAGCAGGAGTGTGAAGAGCTTGGGGACAGTGAGGGagaatcctcctcctcctcttcttccccatCGCTGGATACGTCCTCTGAGCGACTGGACTCAGAGTGGCACTAAAGAGTGGAGATTTAGATACAAAAGCCAACGATGAAACCACAGAGAATAAGCTTTGTTGATAATGCAACCGCATGATATATAGAGCATAAGGCTGgcatttttctatatttttcttactatCAATAAATTCCATGAAAAATCCAAAACCAACCAATGTGTTAGACCAACTCTGACTTCCCTGTCTGTGACACTCAGGCCAATTTCTGCTCTCCAAAGATGTAAAGACAGATCAAAGTATAAAGTcgaattttaaaaaaaggttaaataatGTCCTCAAACACCTGGGCACTGTAATTTTTATCAAACaatactcaaacaggagtagATTTGCATTTGTTGGGGGACTATTTTTCAGCTGCGgaataatacacatttagtacactacagcagcaggacagctTATGTGAGATTGActccaaataaactacagtgcctgTGTTCACTATTTTGAACGTTGTGTCTCATTGGTATGTTT harbors:
- the styk1b gene encoding tyrosine-protein kinase STYK1b — its product is MSSLSEADFHCKHGDTICEIRVYEQEVIIVPILLLASFLVTVVFIFLLRFCPEKVDRIRPQASKSATRRVLHGIDAPPGINVLEHESIALDMPSSYSTFHPPNTYPSKNLSMSVVTPSLPPSPPPQPFKPSFVPIVQPRELPRQRLPESFNLVTPLPAAFSLRSDSFVSLYRARMENRNVVLRVLNDSADATERHSFLGFASFLSQLGPHPFLPELLGVVSLRAPLVTVVEELENRDLLSFLWRCRQEQVDNPCEMTERRIFTMAKQVASALEFLHSKDLLHGNIRARSVLVTKEFTAKLWGLHGVYTRKNQGATQRDDPSMKKWQAPELLAKRPAGQSSDIWSFGILLYEMATLGEAPFAEISVNELLQFHQRGKTLKKTSNCSNTLHSIIKGCCQWKDQDRPSLAEVSRKLLSGEKSASDKVLKVSGTVNIERYLQEAGYGETNSYTVF